A window from Propionispora vibrioides encodes these proteins:
- the gpmA gene encoding 2,3-diphosphoglycerate-dependent phosphoglycerate mutase codes for MSEETSIGYRYKIVFIRHGQSEWNRTNRFTGWMDVDLTEDGVAEARQAGKLLRTANYHFDAAVTSRLKRAIKTMHFVLEEMDQLWIPEYKSWQLNERHYGALQGRNKAETAQLFGDEQVRIWRRSYDIAPPALEKEDTMFPGHDPRYADIPTEQLPATESLKDTEKRVIAYWEESLVPKIKQGLCLLVAAHGNSLRALVKHIDQISADKIMSLEIPTGVPLVYEFTADLKPVRSYYLQDTK; via the coding sequence ATGTCAGAAGAGACCTCGATCGGTTACAGGTATAAAATTGTCTTTATCCGGCATGGCCAGAGTGAATGGAACCGCACTAATCGCTTTACCGGCTGGATGGATGTGGACTTGACGGAAGATGGAGTAGCGGAAGCCCGCCAGGCGGGAAAGCTATTACGTACGGCAAATTATCACTTCGACGCCGCCGTTACCTCCCGCTTGAAACGGGCCATTAAAACGATGCATTTTGTGCTGGAGGAAATGGACCAGCTTTGGATTCCCGAATATAAAAGCTGGCAGCTTAACGAACGCCATTATGGCGCGCTGCAAGGTCGCAATAAAGCCGAAACTGCCCAGCTTTTTGGCGATGAGCAGGTCAGAATCTGGCGGCGCAGTTATGACATAGCTCCACCGGCTCTGGAGAAGGAAGACACCATGTTTCCCGGCCATGACCCCCGTTATGCGGATATCCCGACGGAACAATTGCCGGCTACCGAATCACTGAAGGATACGGAAAAACGGGTTATCGCTTATTGGGAAGAAAGCCTGGTACCCAAAATCAAACAGGGTCTTTGTCTGCTGGTTGCCGCCCATGGCAACAGCCTGCGCGCCCTGGTTAAGCACATTGATCAGATTAGCGCCGACAAGATTATGTCGTTGGAGATCCCGACAGGTGTCCCACTGGTTTACGAGTTCACCGCCGATCTGAAACCGGTCCGTTCCTACTACCTGCAAGACACTAAATAA
- a CDS encoding PDGLE domain-containing protein codes for MAKRYIWFLVAMMLLTPLGMLAEGTAWGEWGGEELQAVLGYVPQGVAKVGGLWNAWLPDYSLEALGTGTAGGIAGYLLSAIIGSLLSYCIVLLLVKPLVQQSKDRRKV; via the coding sequence ATGGCTAAACGGTACATTTGGTTTCTAGTGGCTATGATGCTGCTCACGCCGTTGGGCATGCTGGCCGAGGGAACTGCCTGGGGTGAGTGGGGTGGCGAGGAACTGCAGGCCGTGCTGGGTTATGTACCGCAGGGAGTAGCCAAGGTGGGCGGCCTGTGGAACGCGTGGTTACCGGATTACAGCCTGGAAGCCTTAGGGACGGGGACGGCCGGTGGTATTGCCGGCTATCTGCTATCGGCCATTATTGGCTCACTGCTGAGTTATTGTATTGTCTTGCTGCTGGTAAAGCCGTTAGTGCAGCAATCTAAAGACCGCCGTAAAGTATAA